In Ornithodoros turicata isolate Travis chromosome 1, ASM3712646v1, whole genome shotgun sequence, the DNA window ctgacccccccccccccccccctctgatcAAGTGGACGTCCCTGTTTCGGAGGATGTCGCCCCGCAGAGGGTTGACGCCGCTcgtgcgtttcccaaacttttgtctCAGCCGGTACACCATTTTTACACGAAGATAGGTGTTGCTATTTTGACTGTGGGGTGTAAACTGTACAGTACACCATCTTTGCGCCTGGATAGGTGTTCTGCTTTTGGCTGTATGGTGTAAACTGCAAAATACACCCCTTAAACGCCTAAATGGGCGTAAATGTTCtcagtttcatttcatttcttcaTTTCTCTTTCCCTTCCCTTCCTTCCCTTCCTCTTTCCCTTCCTTCCCTTCCCCTTTCCCTTCATTTCTTTCGTTCTCAGTGTGTGGCTGTAGGCGCGTTTACATGGGCGCGTTACGTCGACTGAAAGCAACAGTCGACTGATCGCAAAGATCGACTTGGGACGGTTTACATGGCAGGAAGCGATGCGCCTTAGTCCGCCGCACAATTCAGTCGACTCAGTCGATGACGGCGCCGCCAAAGCAGTAAAGTGGTTACTTTGCAATTGCATACTGTTTTATGAGTGTGTGACTTCCTTTACTGCGGCCATAAGCATTCAAGCCTTCTACCAACGGCCCAGTCAATAAATCTACACCTGGAACGAGTCTTGTTTTGGCTGCATTGCATGCTAGTCTGGCAACAGCCcccacaaccccccccccaccccccacaaACACCATCCATTCGTCGCCATGTTTATGTTGCGGGCGGAGCACGGCGGCGGGCGCGGTTGTGACGTAGTGGAAACCGTCGGCACAGTCGACTTGCCTGGTTCACATGGCAAAGGTGAGACGACGCCAGTCGTCTATACAGCAACGTAGCGACTTATTTCTGCTGCGTCGACGTCCCCTTTAGGTCGATGTAGACGGGTTTACATGGAGAGGAGAGATCGACCTATCTCGCCCAGTCGACTTAtgtcgccttcatgtaaacgcgccttATGTCGGCAGTCCGAGGCTATACCTACCCcgctccccccttttttttgtaaattccaTTGCAAAGCTATAACGCACCgtacactcttaattttttaCACCTTTAGGGTGTATACAGgggtgtaatccaaaagtgcgataactcactccctttagggtataatataacacccttttccaCAGGCTACTGAGGAGGAATGTAGGGATGCACTGAGGAGGGTGTAGGCTGCGAAAAAGGGAGttatattacaccctaaagggagtgagttatcgcaCTTTTGGATTGCACCCTTAATACACCCCAAAGGGTGTAAAATATGAAGATTgtagagcgaaaatattttgcatggtgactcctggttgACGACTTGAAGGACGAGGCAGGATTACGAGCGATATTAAATATCAGCGATGACCAGTAGTTAACATTAGTTAAACtattagttaaactacctgattgtagttaaaaagtactTATCAACTACTtacagaaatgtagtggcaattactagttaaactactatttcgagcaGTTAACAACAGTGGTTATAGGTTACTGCAGTCGTCAAGTACtgccgattttgccgcaagctttacggcacgattatgcttccgacttttaccttgagctacttgtttgatgagaacggagatgcagagcaattgtgccttGCATGCGtgctaaatcttcacttttatccctgcttgtgattcatatttaggtgcccGAGGACACcgtagaatgggattggtgttgttggacaacgttaagtagttatagatgtagttaaaatacgttgcagtagttaaagaagtagttttaactacctcccttGGAAaatagttgaactactagttaaacaattccatcgcgaagtagttagtagttataggtAAACTACCGTAGAaatagttagtggccatcactgtttCATATAACCGCAATGCCCCTTTTAGAGAAGAGACGCCGGTATGTAGAAGAGAAAGTTTTCTTCCGGGCTCTGAGAAGAAAAGTCTCTGTGAAAAATATCGGCTGATCTCGTCCTGATGCTCTTCCCTTAACAGGAGTCTGTTTGTGGGAATTGAATCTTGAAGCAACAACTGCCTTCCTGCAGGAACAGAGTCACTCACACCAGTTTAGGAACAATGGGGCTTATAGCTTGCTACGCCATCTCAGATTTGACATTGAAGAGTAGAATCTACAGAACTGAGGGACATAGACTTTGCCCGCAGTCAAGATACTGACGCCAGCACTCCTGTGAAGACAGGTGAAGACAAGTGTGTGCAGGAACGCCATGCAGATGCGGACACATAAAGAGAGcgctgtaaactgaaaaacactcttatgggtgtaaatggctcaCTCACACCACTTtgtacaccgtatggtctggagcactctttttagagggtgtattctgtgtaaaacaccatTTAAAAGGGTGCTTTttcttgaaaatgccttcttatGCACCCTTTAAAAAACCTTTTCATCACTCTGTGCTCCACAATTTTGCCATTTTTACAACTTTATCATTGCCTTCTTTTGCatcctttaaacaccctttttcaGCATTCCGTGCTCCACAATTTTACCATTTTTACAACTTTACCATTGccttcttttacaccctttacacacccttttaggagggtgtaagattgttaaGCACCCTCCTCAAAGGGTGTATAAAGTGTGCAAAAGACGGCGTTTTCAAGGAAaaacaccctttcaaagggtgccTTACACAGAGTACACCCTCTAAAAaaggtgttccagaccatacggtgtaaaaagtggtgtgagttataggacaagccatttacacccacaAGTGTGTTGTTCCATTTACGGTGGGGGCAGCCAGAATGACTGGGTGAAACGGGTTAAGGTGCGTATACCTAGCAAAGTTCAGCGACAACTATCCTGTATGTGAGTGCCATCTATTTGAAAAGATTGCTGGGAAACTTTAGGAACACCTCAGAGGGCGCATCACGTGGTACGGGTTCAAGACATTACATCTCAATCCTTATCACGGTCTAACAACGACCTTGGCCAAATTCATTATGTGTCTACACAACGTGTGGTCAGTAGCAATTTCTTTTCATGCCATTAAATACATACTCCCTCAACTGAAACTACTTCTGTCTCGAATGGTAAGAATCATATCCACaaatattatatttctatcagCATTAATCGCGATGTCTGGCGATGCCTTCGGGTAGTGTTTATCGATACCTCAATAGACAGATAACGCTGCTGGTGTCGTACCTTGAGAAGTGTGTAAACCGTGGCGGCCGCGGCGTTTTGTGAGTACCTTCCGTCTGCAATATGGGACAAATAGCTAATATTTATTACAGTACTCAACTAGAAAGTACAGGATCATACTCACCCGCAAAAGACAAACACGATGTCTGACGAATTGAACTGCGGTCGTGTGCTGATGAATTTTACGATCGAAAGGAGACTTGCATGGGCGTCCACCTTGTCGTCAACCAAAGTAAGCGCAGGTGTAAATCCATTCTCCTATAATAAATACGGATGATGCACCATGTTCACAACCACGAGAAAATATCTGACACTcaagcgtgaaccgcatggcccgaaaagcgtccgaattctttccgaaccgaattcgggaccgaacttttttcggagaacagaattctgtgccgaattcggcccgatctgaccaagccagatttctcctccgaaatgggaagtgacgccaaccgaaaaagtgcAAGCAACCAATGGCTAtacagccggaaggagaaccatagcaacgatgacgtagcaatgaagttgactgttgccgtgtgtgtgcgacttctactcctatgaatacagggattatctcactgacctggatggttgaaaggcgatgctccccaaggccagaagtcttcggccgaaattcggagtgcatttcggtagcatgcggtgatgcacagaaaaaagttcggtcccgatttcggttcggccagttttcggacagtttttcgtgccatgcggttcaccctttaaaggtactgtaaagcagcagaggcCGAACTTGATTTAGCGTGGCTATgcgatagtccaagccatcagTACAAAAACGGCGCAAATTTAATTCCAATCggtggtgcagttaattagaaaattaaaattaaagattacgtGCAACACTGTATTAGTATTAGGAAGGGATCCGTACTCACAACCGCGTACTgcggcaaccacgttgcatgcgtataacactgggcccgacagccgaacagcgctgcgtttctttttgattttatttcgcaaaaAAACACACTAAACTGGGGTCTCTGCACTCATATGGAAATATGAtgatacgaaataatatagccaccaaaagaataaaacgcgacaaaatagtgctgcatacataatacatattccacagtgttgcccgctccACAGAGGGTTgttcgacaccaggcgtcgTGCCTCTGCACTACGCCGGATTTTTCAtgataaattaaaaatatttagagagcgTTGTCGGTCCTATGGTTCTGCATATGGGATTTACGAGCAACAAAGTCTCAAGCAATGTCGCCAGCATAtcctgcttgtctactgctttacggtacctttaaaaGATGTGGCGCTTTCGGTTTTTATGTTTGGGCGAAATCGGcctatgtttttcgatgtttattgattttcacgaaatcggcgttttcgATCGGTGTTTTTCTTGGCGtctacatggtttacccgacagctATCGGCGAATAGgaatcacaatgtaatttccgcacgacggtcaatcaacatggcgttgttcgctgcggtggtgttttacggctaacgaaaaagtaaacggattgattgattgattgattgattgtaaACGGAGCTTTTCCACAACCATCGTATTCCTGTATGGTTTTCGGATCTGCATCAACAGCTTGCTGGGCACGTGCAACCATGTATCCTCTGTCGTGTTCCGAAACCTCCCTCCGTATTCGGTGTCTCTCGATTACAACCGAATGAGGCagaatttacccggcgtatgtttttcggcgtttttcgattaaaaccgaaaacgcggaaccctacataTGATCAAGCTCCAAGTCCCAGTAAAGGATCCTCCGAACCGTAATAAGTACACACCTAGCATGGATATTGGACTACACCAGCGATGATAcattccgaaaaaaagaaagaaagaaaggaaagcgcGCGCGGTTATGTTGCATAAAAATTCGATCTATATAGGCTCCGTGCGCTAACCAGAGGGCACGGCGAAAATCTGACACGCGCGCCACTTGCGGAGAAAACCGGTATGACCGAACTGACCGCTGACTGCTGTCGTGTGTTCCGCAATTGCGAACGCAGCAGCTAGCATCAAACTCAGATGCGGCTTCCGACCTCCTAAAGAAACAGGATCTTTCTCTTTTTGACGTACAACTGTACAACTTTAGATCAAGGAAGGCTTTATGAGTCCGGACACGTTTCTGAAGCGGAAGATGTCTTCGAACACCCGGGAGGGTACAGCGCGGTGATAACAACATGCCTTTTCTCAACTTGCAACaacattttccgaaaaatgtcGAAGAACACTACCCGAATGCTTCTTTTTTAATTCGGCATATTTCGAAAAAGCGGACTGCTATGCGGATATGAGTATGGTATATACGCTTGCATTTATTACAGCAAAAGATGGCTTTTCCTTGTTTCCCTGTTTTGTACTGACGATAAACGGCACTGTTCACTTGGTATATTTCACTTTTGCTGGTTGGTTGTTTCCCTCACTTACAAAATAGGCATTGCCTTGCGTGTAATTAAATAGACGCCCGCATTCGGACATCCCGTCCGTCCCGACGGAACATAGCTGCCGAAAGAATCCAATTTTTACTAATCCATATAAATGTCGATAAACACCCCCTTAATTTGCTTGAaagtaaatgccgaaaaccacaaacccccCACGTATAATGAAAGGACACTGCGAGTGTAAAGCGGGAGCGGCCGGCAAATGTAAACACGGTGCGGCAGGCACTGGGGATATTCCTCAATCGGCACGAATTTGCGTCTGTCACCAATTTGCCGCAATGCCGGGGATAAATCCCAATTTCGAAAGGAAGGGAAGACTAAGAGAAAGCTTATTGTTTTCATCAGTTATTTTCTGCTACGATGAACCTTGTGTGCAAACATTATGCACAGCAGATGACGTGCGTACAGAAGTTTTACCTCGATGCTTTTGAtacaaatgatgaaagatgaaagtcactgaaaaggttagccagctgtagggatcgaacccacatcttctggattaccggtccagggctctaccaattgagctaagctaacacgcctctccagcgactttcggggtgcgtcatctggggggatgacaaaccaaccactcactctcactcaccctcctttcactcttacattttttgctcactcatacacacattcatacgacggaaatcgacgcaagcggcacctgttgaacaagagagaaactgttgttctgaggctggaacaaacatgGAAGGGACAGAAGGGACagtctttgtttgtatctgtcccttccatgtttgttccagcctcagaacatcagtttctttTTTGATACAAAGTAGTAAAACAAATGATATGCAGATTGCAAAAATGAAGACGTTCACATTTACTGCAAAACAGGACGCATCTATCACATGAGTAGAATTTGCAGGATAGATGATACTTCGTTGTCGCGCCAAATGACTTGTATCCAGCGTTGCCTGGCGCCGCGCTTGTACactcgaagaaaaaaaggagtacttttactccttttggggagtaattgcattgccacaaaaaatagtccctttcgggagtaaatgcacgggagtaaatgaatgtcacagagtgaagactgcATTTCAGGcgctgttctaagagtcccagatacataattggtgcgcatgcatgaaaataatttgaagcaaaccgtcaacggtgatatatcgagtgatataaaatcttgcgccatactagggcacaatttgcggagaaagatgcgctaactgtttcttactctgtgtggctggaaaattgctacgttgtctgagttatacagccttatgccgttcaaattgaccaagggcacatgtttacgtagactgttgcattcaggagaccattcgcgaagtttagtgacaatttgcagtcctggggagtaaatgtcgggactaaatcttgggttaggggactaaaatggggagtaattgcagactaggggagtagaagctgcaattactccccgttttactccttttttttcttagagtgtacagccGGGCAGGGAAACGATAAAACCTCATGCTTCCCTTGGTTCTCGGGGCTGCCAACGACGCAGCAACATGAGCCATGCGGGCCTGGGGTATACCAGAAACGTACTGGTCATTGCAAAAGTCGAAAAAAATCAACAGCAGCTGCGTACGGCAGGAAGGCGAGATCGGATTCGCCTTCAGTGCGGTTTCGCACCTCCTCGCCGCTTGGATGGCTTGGGGCGCTGTCGTCGCCCCCTCGAAACACTAGCGCACGGAGCCTCTAAAGCGAGAAATTGCTAGGGCAAAGTAGGcaaccctgtcacacgggcagtcctCAGTGACCATTGAAACAATggagtctccactctgtgaccttcatttactcccatggatttactcccgaaagggacaaTTTTTTTGTTGCAACGGATTTAGTCCCCAAAAACGAGTAAAaatactcatttttttcttagagtgcacatcCGGCGCATTCGAGTTTCTTCCCCTGCCCTAAACAGGACATGCATGCTGGATGTACCCTCGTCCGACACAAGGTACGCCCCCTGAGAAAATAGTGCGAAAATCCCTTTTTAAACAGAAACCGTTCTTGAAGAGAACTAGCTACATCCTGAAGAAAGAACATGTCGTCTACTACGGTCAAACCATACCAGTTGATGGAGCAGGACGCCTGCGTCAATGAAACACACGCGATCACATCCAGTACCCTTACTGTACCGTGCTAGCTACCGTCTAATCCGTAAGCACCGAAGGCGGGGCAGGGGGCGGGGAGAGCTAATCCCCATCACAGCGTTGGAAAATGCTGGTCTGTAAAAGTTGCACTAGATGGCGCTGCGTTCGTTGTAGTGTCACCAGGGCCATTGGAAGGCTCGGTCTGGTCTCACCCCCACCGTCTTTCAATTTGTCAACTGATCTGAGGCCGTGTCCACGTCATGTTGTCGCTAGACCCAAACTGCACCCCACACTCTCTCAAAGCTCTTGAATTAACCCCTCATAATGAGCATGCGCGGTAATCACAGAGACTGCGTTACCGTTTATCGGACGCAACTGACGCTGCGGAACCGTATGCTCCTTAAAGAACGATAACTATTGAAAATACTTCCCTGAGTCCATCAACCTATCATCACCTGTTCTTACCTGTAAAATACAAAACGAAGAGAGCGCATTGGTTAAAACTAGGCATGGATCGAATCGAGAATTTTACGAATCCGGATCCGAATCCGGATCCGGATCCAAtaaaggttctgcgaatccagtGATCTTACAAATGTCGAATCTATCGAATCCTTTCATTGAAAAGAGCCgaaaaagccagaaaaaaaaattctgccGAAAAGTATCTTGAAGCAGAGCATGGAAAGTTTGTGTAATGAGAAAcaaactaatacccctgtcagacggactaatttagtgccactttcagcgagtgacacttgcacttagtgtcattcgtgtgctgtcacacgacatcttttagtgacactcggcagaaagtgcactaacgatttagtgagttccccaaacacACTTCACTTCCCTTCGGCTGACAAagtgtgtagcctcgacggcaggtTTTGTGGCATAGctaaaaatattgagaaaaagtgAGGGgtcccgacaccacaatatttttaaacgagtattttcaacagcgtgtttattttatttaagtaCAGTACGAGATGGTGCCaaaaaaacatgtcattactctcgttaacagcctaTGACAACTTCGCGGTCTTCGCCATCCggcggcggccatttttgttgtggaacatgtttgaggccaatttgtttaatgttgAAAGAAGATTAACAGGAGGTGTTTctaaattaaagaaaaaaaaacattttgaggAAGGTATTGTGGAGCGCGCCTAAATATTTCGCTGCCGTTTATTCTTGTCTATCGTAATTGCCCATCGCTGCCATAAGTGACACCtacttaagccgtgtagcaagcacgtagtgaaagtgacattcgctggttggagtgtactacacgaaaatgacactaaatcatCCAATCATCCCGTGTGACAGAGGTATAAATAATAGTGCAGTTTCAGGAGGAGCCATACCCGTATAGTTGTTCCTAAACGTAACTTATTTAACGTGTCGTTCAACGACCATACAGGAAATACGCAAGTTCTCGAGaatgaattatttccataaataaACTAAGCAAGTATTAGaaacaaaaccatgttacttttaatttTGTAATGTAGCAGTTCTGCTATGAAATCTTCCAGTCTAGAGCAATATAAGCAAACAGAGAAGAAAACACCCGTCtttcaatgaggctttcggagGACTCCGGTTAATTCCGGCACATTCCTAGTTAAAACTAAACATACTGGACGAAAGGCAAGGAACACTCGGACGGAACACACGCTTCTCCTGTGTGGGTGTGTTCTGCAAGTTTGCTCCTTGGCTCGGTACGTTCTTACCTCATTGTACAACCTGGCAACCTCGAACCTGATCCTCGGATTGGTGATGCGTGCAAAAATGAGGTTGATCTGAAATTTCAAATAATGACAAGAACGTATATTAGAATCTACACTGTAAAcgggaaaacacccttatgggtgtaaatggcttgtcttataactgacacctctttttacaccatatgatctggaacaccctttttagagggtgcaTTCTGCGTAAAATACCCTTTGAAAAGGGTGCTTTTTCTTaaaaaatgccttcttttgcacccgttaaacacccttttaggagggtgtaaaatTGTTCAACACCCTCCTAAGAGGGTGTAAAAAGAGTGCAAATGACGGCATTTTcgaggaaaagcaccctttcaaatggGTGTTTCACGCAGAATACACCGTCTAAAAAGTATGTTCTaaaccatatggtgtaaaaagaggtgtcacttataggacaagccatttacacccataacggtgtttttcagtttacagtgtggcagatacactctaaaaaataaaactcctttttaggtgtGATTAGGGTGTATTTGAGGTGTATCAATTACTTTgctcccttattacaccctaaatatattttttttcactgcaGACGCAGGACTTCTCTTGGCCTCACCGTAATACCTTCAACTTCGTCGCTATGTTGGTGGacacttttatgttttgtattggggggtggggtgggtgCGGTGACCATGTAATTCTTATTGCGGTGCATGTAGTGTATTATAGGTAATACAAATAAAGATTAGGCCTGTCATTTTAACCATTGTGTTTTTGTTGCCCTCGGCATAACA includes these proteins:
- the LOC135379181 gene encoding uncharacterized protein LOC135379181, whose amino-acid sequence is MKTCLVIFCALSLAVGNPNSGGTGGLPKQITFQVFVAYDDIFQADFSNQTLRRRYIAVFFNAINLIFARITNPRIRFEVARLYNEENGFTPALTLVDDKVDAHASLLSIVKFISTRPQFNSSDIVFVFCGRKVLTKRRGRHGLHTSQVEAQITIGPYI